The window GGTGtggtgcgggttgcggtttgacatattACTAGTGCGGTTCAAACTGCACCGCACCACAatgttgtaatatatataaatatattagtgattgtcgaataaaattttattatatacatatatattatttataattatgttatatatatttgttaaatcttttcaaataatagttaattattattttattaatctcAAGTTACTATTATACCATATttgtatgaaatgattatattattataatatgtctcttagtactcatatttattattatatttacatttttgtttgcattattttagtagttgtaactctgaaatgataaatatcatataaattcattacaagaaaagattttagttattgtatatttaaagggaattgataaataagctccaaaatttactatttaagctccaattcaatttttttagttatcCAAGTCTCACTATCACCACTAATATGGATGAAATATGTGGAGAAGGCATGggtaaatatgatataaaatttggatttggagcttaaatagtaaactgtggagcttatttatcaattctctatttaaattttatttctaacttcaactaaaaatatttattcctaaGCATGCAAACCGCACAAACCGCACCGTACTGCATTTTTGCGGTgcggtttacgcggtttttatgctagcgctgtgcggttgcggtttgagttttCAACCAAACCGCATACGCTGTTTGGTATGCGGTTTTAAAGAAAAACcacaccgcgatcacccctaacAAATGTTACCCTTTTAACCGAGTTCGGTGTTTTGGGTTAAAGACATTTAAAAGTATTTATGACATGTCTCTTGGCAGTTAAAGCACATTTGACCCCAATCATAgtgaatttttttgattttgattccaAGCACCACAAACTTCAGCCACCACCATTAGCCGCCAGTATCCACACTAGCAGCTAGTAGCCATCTTCCACCATGACAACCCTTGAGTTTAGTTGCTACATGCATTATTTTCAACATGTTAATACATTAAAGTACAAATTCCAAAATACTAAGGACTTTTGACTTTTGGAATTTGAACTTAAAGCACAAGGAGAAGCTTTTCAATGAACCTTTGGCACGATAATAGACTAATTCAGTAGTCGGTAATAGTTAAAACTACTAAAGGAAGAAGAAAGCGGTACTTTGTCAGAATGACTACAATAGCTTGGAAGCAGAGATCAGGAATAAGTACAAATGAAAAGAGGCTAGGTGAAGGATAACTAGAGGCAGAAGGGAATGAGGGAGATaagaaaagataatataatagtGGAAGAAGATAAATCTTGGATGGGTGGTGTAAAATAAAATGACTTTACTCacctaaaataaaatgaataatgTGACATATTTGATGGAATGTAGTAAAgttgataatatatatgtttcataAATCTCAACCAGTGACCTTAGAGCTCATTCCATTCTTCCACCCAAACACAACTTAATAGTCTTACATTGTACAAGAGTCTCCGTCCCTCCCTTTAGCCATAAAAATTGTCCCAGTCATTCTGTTCATACTTCTGCACTTGTTATTTTGTTATGTATGTTGGCATATTACCTATTTATATCTTCGATCTCCTTGAGTTTAGTTGCTAAAATCCCTAGATTGATAAATAGTTCCATATGATTGTCCTTTGTAACCTCAGCTGTTCCTAAAATCAGTTCAGGTATGTTGCTATTTTCTGGTCCTAGTGATTATGATTTCACCTTTGACTGGCATTTGCTATTgacatattatattacaatgAATTTTTGAATTCCATCTGGAGCAATAGTTTCAAATAATTGGTGATAAAAGTTAGTATTTAGTCATGTATTAATTCTTgatatttgtatttttgtttggtatatgcttatgtaattatttatgattactAGCTGCATGTATCTAGTAACTACAAAGTATCCGGTATTTTACAATGAATCATATTTATCTCTATTTCGAGCCAATAAAGTTCTTATAAACATTTCTGATATAACTTTGTACAgcaattgaatttttttcttttttttttcctacttTTTAGTGCTTAAGATTATCAGTTGTTATAATCTCAGATTATAATGCTGCCGCCTTTTGTTAACGTGTAATCACTTCTTGGCACATTGTTTTTCATTCTCCATTAGTAATCCTAGGGTACTCTGGCATTCTTTTAGGATAATCTTAGTATGACAGTAACAGTCTCTGTAATATCAGTAGATATAAACAAGGAGCATAGCACCCGCTGTGATGCAGCAAGATGGAAAACCACTAATTAATGATGAAGAAGCAGATGATAGTGAATAATGTACGAAAAAAGAAGATGAAGGCTGCAGaggagaagaagatgaagaagcaaGAAGTACTGTTGACGAAATAATTTGATTCTCAATTGCAGTCTGGTAATCAGTTTTAAAGTACTGTTCCGCGGACACAGGGAGAGGcatttaaaacaattttatatacatttttttttgaaaattcagCGGGGTTGAGAGCTTTTTCCTTTGTGAGGATATAGTCACATCTATGTTTTAACAGACAATCGAGGCTCGTTAGTGGTATAACAACTTCTGCAGTTCATTTCAATTGTTAGAATTATACAGAGTTCATCTGCTTTCAAAGTATTGTTAAGTAAACTAGGAGGGAATCCCCTCGTTCTTTATTAAAAGGCTGGAGGTTCGATGATGCACGTCGCCAAACAGTAAATTGTTGGTGTTATGGTGTAGGGTGTTGGTGCCATTTTGAGCGCTTGTTCTGTGAGCTTGCAGGATCACTCTACTGCACTCATTGTTGGGTCATGGGTGCTGGGGGTGGTCTGAACGCTCGTGGAGTGATGTCGGAGATTGGCCGGTGACGCTCATGCTTacaaataataacttttatttcAAGAATTAATACTAAGCGAGAAGttactaaattattttttagttaaattatctttaaaattgattctgtaaaaataaaattacagcGAAGTCGCAAATGATCCGTCGGGTTTTGATTCGGGTTGGGGGTTAATTCGGGTCTAATTTGATATTTGAatacttaataaaataaaattaaataaaaattaaaaattatatactcataaaaaatatgatgattattttcttaaattttaggaatataaaaaaggagtttcacatgttttatttagtacaataaacacgtgaaacatgccaatttaattgtttataatcattcaacttattatttatatttttattatattttgattatttaatgcacaataattaAGGATAATGCAGTATTGGTGAAATGAATGTAAATTCTGTATCGCGCATGTAAAcataagtaaaatgttaatatgcataattaataatatttcaatatatatactatacatttaaaacacacacatatataatattggGTTTCAGGTGAGGTCTGTGTTCGGAATACATAAGATTCAGATCCAAACTTTTTCGAGTCTAAAATAAGATCCATATCCAGATCCAAATTCAAAAATATCAGGCTCGGGTAAATTCAATCCGCTCGGAACGGGTCCGGTAAAAAGCAGGATGCCTGATCGTTAGCCACTTGAAACGATTATACATAATGATTTTCAAAGCTTACACAactcaaaacaaaacaaaacaaaacatgatTAGGAAGAAACAATGTCGCTTATTCAACATGCAGCGCTCATGAGTCATGACTCATTAGCAGCACCAGCGACAGCTCACAAACCTTTCGAATTTCCAACACACTTGAAAACATTAACATAAACCTTTCGAATTTAGACAAGTTGTGGCATTGATATCGGGATGGGATGAACCAGCACTGGGGTCATAATTTCTTTGGTCTTGGTTTCCGAGGTAGTGAACCCATCGTTGTTCTGATACAGAATGTATGACACTCTTGTCATATTGAAACTTATTGTCAGAAGAGGCATCGGAACAACCGTTGGGCGGAAAAACTCGGCGTTTATGTCTTTCCATGCACACACAAGTTGCTTGTTAAACTCAGCAAATGCGCATTcctttgaagcattgtgctgcTTCATGTAACATTCCACAGCAGATGCCGCGTCCACGGTCTCCTTCTCCCCCTTGAAATCAATCAATTATTTACACAATCATTACAGAAACATATATTACAAGTGTAGTGTATTGTTCATGCATACCTCAAATTCCACCATGTCATCAAGAAGTCTACATATCAAGGATCCAGCCTTGATAAATAGCGGGTTATTAGAGATCCAATCAAGGGATTGTTTGGTAACCAAGTCCCCTGTTATTCCTACAAAGGAACTGGTTCCGAAATATATCAAAGCTGCAGTTATCAGTGCATGGTCCATATACTCTTCCACGGTCGGAACATAACCTTTGTAAAAACACTTTGCTTCATAATGGTATGATCTGGTCAATTGTTTCATCTGAAATTGTATTAAACCCAAATGTGAAATTTATCAGGTATTATATCAAAGTGCCCGTCAGGTGCCATTCTCATAAAACACTATCAAGTGATCACCAGATCTCCAAGGGGACTCGTTTAAGtccatatatataatcattatatatatcactcttttaaaacttgaaaaaagaTTAATGAAAAAGTTAACAAAGTGATGATGTTGCTACaatctttttttatttctttgtaATCTTCGATTCTAGTTCTTTTTTATAATCCAGGTGGTCACAAATCATATGCTGAGTATGATTCCATTAAGTTCtctgttaattattttttaagatttacaTAGTGATTCTAGTTGCTAAAATGAGTTCCTGTGGAGATCGGTAGTCACTTAGATATTTTTTGGCGAGAATGGTGGAACTTTAATATAGAACTTAAAATTTATCTGGTAAAAAAGTATCTCAAATATGATTTCAGAAGCTGATTAGCAACTCACCACTTTTTTCGCATAGTCTACACGATAGAGGGGTATGCCTGCCTTCTTCAGGTCTTCTTCGATTTCAGTAAAAGTATCCAAAAGGACTCCATAAAAATACCTCATGTATTCTGGTAGCTGATCTGCAGCACTGAGATCCCACCTGAACTTGCAATGTCATGTTAATTTGTATACCGGTGAAAATAATTAATGGGATCATTTGTTCTATAAATCCAgatgataataatattaataacctCTCAATTGCATCTGTAAAGATTACAAGTTCTTCAACAGTACCATAGACATCATATATGTCATCAAGAGTTATCATGAATGCAAATATCTGATTTAGTATTTTTCTGGCTAGGGAGTGTTGGGGCTCGAAATATAGCCCCAACACCCAGAAGTAGCATTCCACCATTCTGTCTCTTGCAAATGGCAATTTCTCAGTGAAGTTAATTTTTCTCCACcacctgaaaattaaaaaactttCATACCAACAATGTAACGACGATTGCATAATATCTCCTGAGACTTCTGGTTTAACACACTTGAAGATGCCATAATTACGTACCTGGTTATCGTGACAAGCTCTCCCTGATAGACTTTCTGCAAGAGATTAAAGTCCAAAATGGCAAAATTCAGCAGTGTCTCATTATGTGAATCTTCTAGAGCATACACAGAAATGTAGCGCCTGGCCTCTACCCTATTCATGTTCCACCAGACTGGGGTCTCAAGCGCATAGATGACCTTTTTTGCTTGGAGTTCATTCTTCAATTGAGTTTTGAGACGTTCAAGATGAGATGTGGTGAAAGCCAATGCCTCTTCTAGTATATCTTCTCCATGAACCCTGAGGTGGGCAGCTTCGTACAAGCTTAACAGTCCTTCAACATCCTTGCTTAAATCCTCGTTAAAGATGCCAAGGCCATCCTTGAATTTGTTGAACACGTCTGTTGATCAAGACAACATAATGAGTATCTGTAAACTAAATATTTTTCGCGTGATTATATTATCACTTTATTTCCTTAACTTATCGACAAGAAGGGCAGAGAGATCTACTAACCAGCAGGGACGTTAAAACCATGCTGTCTGAGCAGACGAAAACAGAGAGCGACCATGAAAAGGCCATCTTGTGAACCACAGACCTCATGGTAAATATTGTAAAATTCGCTTAGTGCAGCCTCAATCTCAGCTTCGAAATGATAAGCAACACCAAGTCTCTGAATATCATTAATTAACTTAAGCTGTCGCCGAGGCTCATGAGCTGCTGCCAGTAGCATCTTCGTCACTTGTTCTTTCAGTTCCTCTGCTTTTTCTTCTGTGTCACGATCAGTCCTCTGCAAACACAAGTTATAAAGCATCAAGCAGGGATTCTTCACTCAGCGTCGCACCGGGCACTCAATTCTTGGGAATATATTTTCAATACTCGGGGATTCTTGTTAATGACTAATTCTGTGATTAGTTGAATACTCTGTCACTTAACTACCTTATGATGTAATAATTGTGTtactaaataattatattgtaaacTGTTAAGGATATTGaacttatttattcaattatttggcttaaatataaatataactattcatatacatgtttatatatttccataaattaatatttgccGAATTCTCCCGCGTCCaaattcccatatttttaaatttgtcgaACTCTCGTATTCCCGTACCATGCGCTCCGCACCTGCACTCTGCTTCTTAGCTAGTAAAGCATACAGGCATGCAAATAGAAATGTGCATGCGGGTCTCTCCACAACAATCCAAAAAGAAGATTAATTATCATGAAATAGCAGCTATGAGCAACTGTGATTAAGCTTATATGATGGAGATAATTACCCTGTGATCGACGGTATCATAGGCAAGAAAAAAGTCTCCCCAAACACTGGGATGATAACTCGCAGAGCGTCGAAGAATCTGAGGCACCCCAGCATTTTGTTCCGGAACAGAACCTGCTGAAGCCGACATAATAATCTTACTCACTCAACTACTCAGACTGATTATACTATATTAGTGAAATTCGGGACGCCTTTGTTTTATAGACTATATTAGAACACCAATGCAGATATTTACGCCAATTATTTAACGAATTAAGCTATTTATGTTTGTTCTTAGCCAGCCGAGTCCACAAACATGGGCGATACATGACTTATTCGTATTTTTAgataaaacataattaattttcCAAGCCACAAAATGGTAGTAGAGTTTGATGACCccaaattaatatttagatagttattcaaaattaatatatatttttaatataaaattaggaagtgaattataattttagtacAAAAATATCCTGACCCATCATCAAAAATTTGACAGATGAGATAGAACCCATCAAACATAATAAACCTTGTTGATCCACGCAAACAAATTCTGATTGTATATCAGTGTACAACAGGTCTTTGCATGTTTGTTCAAGGCACTCATGCAGCAATACTAATTTAGTCCTCTTTCGATTAATTTGCATGACTTAATTTAGTCCTCTTTCAAGTTATTGAGATTTTTATCTGTTAAAAAGTTTCTTGAAACGAggacaaatttaattataaattttgagaACTTAATAAAACTTGTAACAGGGACGGTTTGCActaattttatttgaactttGTTCAAAATTAGTGATATAAGCTTCAAAAGTGTCCAGATGTTACATGGATTTTATGAGAAAATACTAATTTAGtgaaaaaattgattaaaatggTGGGATCAATTCATATGTATAAAATGAATACAGTGGTTGAAAGTAATGAAcgtagttaaatttttttattcagtATGAGTAGTGTCTCAAAAACCTCCTCTTTGACTGCTCACAGGAGCTGATCCATCAGGCCTCAACAACGATCAAAACCACATCCTTCAGATAAGTCCATTGAAGTCATTCAAGAGATTGGATTGTATTACAAGACGAAAACTTACCGGGAAGTCACATGTCCTAATACAATTCTTCTCAAGCACGCTTAATTTTGGAATTTTGATAGATCCGGTGCATCGGTGCATTAGTGCAGATATGATCGCACTCGTCAGATGAacgcaaataaattgtaaataaattgtatatatatattaaaatgtattattttgtttattaaatataacaataatagtagtaaaaaaaaaaaagaagaaattaatAAATGATAGTGAAGATAATTTAAAGGAAAGTTTAGAGTCTTTAGACAAgaatattgaaatttattatttaaaaaaagttggtttaaaaaaattggaaaagaaaaaaaatcaaatgggTTAATTTCTTCTCTCCGCACATTACTTTCTCcatccggtgtaggtgattcctTTCTTCATAATCTACAGAGAAGTATGTCTTGTCCCCGTCCGTCAGAGTGTGACTCGGAGTCCGGTTGGTCCCCCATGCCTTTTCCCGTCAGGGCTTTTGACTTAACCTGGGATGTGTTCCTTCTCGGTCTTGCTTTTCTTTCTCCTTTTTCTTGGACTTCAAAGCCATCTCCTCCCTCCATTTCATGAGAATCAACTGTTGTTCTTCAGAAATCGGCATAAGCTCTTCACCTGTACTTTCTTCGAAATCTAACCGAACCAGAATGACATTAGTGGCACGGGAGGTCGTCGGCTTGCTAGGTTTGAGGGGTGATTCATTATCCGGTGTAGGCCTGATCGATttagtgtttaaatttttagtctTTTAACAGAGTTTGCTTACAGTTCCCACATATGACGCCAAATGTTGGAATCAGTTTTCTTGTCGTCCGATCATTTTGCAGAGAAAATAATGCAAAGGAGTTCCCGATGCACCTCCGGTTTGAGAATAAATAACTGGTATTGATAGTGAGTTGTAGAATAAGCAATTAATTGCGAGCGGCGTACGTCTTTCTCGGTCGTGGTCGAAGAGATTGGAAAATGGGAGGAAAAGTTTCACAAAATCAGGGAAGGAACGTTAGAG of the Daucus carota subsp. sativus chromosome 4, DH1 v3.0, whole genome shotgun sequence genome contains:
- the LOC108217562 gene encoding sesquiterpene synthase Cop-like, producing the protein MSASAGSVPEQNAGVPQILRRSASYHPSVWGDFFLAYDTVDHRRTDRDTEEKAEELKEQVTKMLLAAAHEPRRQLKLINDIQRLGVAYHFEAEIEAALSEFYNIYHEVCGSQDGLFMVALCFRLLRQHGFNVPADVFNKFKDGLGIFNEDLSKDVEGLLSLYEAAHLRVHGEDILEEALAFTTSHLERLKTQLKNELQAKKVIYALETPVWWNMNRVEARRYISVYALEDSHNETLLNFAILDFNLLQKVYQGELVTITRWWRKINFTEKLPFARDRMVECYFWVLGLYFEPQHSLARKILNQIFAFMITLDDIYDVYGTVEELVIFTDAIERWDLSAADQLPEYMRYFYGVLLDTFTEIEEDLKKAGIPLYRVDYAKKVMKQLTRSYHYEAKCFYKGYVPTVEEYMDHALITAALIYFGTSSFVGITGDLVTKQSLDWISNNPLFIKAGSLICRLLDDMVEFEGEKETVDAASAVECYMKQHNASKECAFAEFNKQLVCAWKDINAEFFRPTVVPMPLLTISFNMTRVSYILYQNNDGFTTSETKTKEIMTPVLVHPIPISMPQLV